A genomic window from Microbacterium sp. ET2 includes:
- a CDS encoding glycosyltransferase family 2 protein, protein MAAPRHHAARDELVVEAASVALVICTRDRPELLRDALVAARAAAGDAEIVVVDSASRDPRTREVADAAGVRYVRSDVPGLSIARNLGLRSTAREIVVFTDDDCALASDALAPLVAPFADVAVGATTGHLRDHTATSAAPTGPAVTLERVTEGLDAGHGALMAFRRSLAVELGGFDPVLGAGRRFGGAEDMDMLCRVLRAGSRVVRVPQAVVTHVFTRGDDDYVRLNENYGLGIGAMCAKWLTLDRSAGRAVTAVVVRRALTRLARRLRSARARTGQVAYLRGLRRGFSEGRRLAVDGQVFTDTNPPAEVPLSTEGVIG, encoded by the coding sequence ATGGCCGCGCCTCGTCATCATGCTGCTCGCGACGAACTCGTCGTCGAAGCAGCATCCGTCGCGCTCGTGATCTGCACGCGCGACCGCCCCGAGCTCCTGCGCGACGCGCTGGTGGCGGCGCGGGCCGCAGCGGGTGACGCCGAGATCGTCGTGGTGGACTCCGCCTCGCGCGATCCGCGCACCCGCGAGGTCGCCGATGCCGCCGGCGTGCGATACGTGCGCTCCGACGTCCCCGGGCTCTCGATCGCCCGGAACCTGGGCCTGCGCTCCACCGCACGCGAGATCGTCGTCTTCACCGATGACGACTGCGCACTGGCATCCGACGCCCTCGCTCCCCTGGTGGCCCCGTTCGCCGACGTCGCGGTCGGCGCGACGACCGGGCACCTCCGCGACCACACCGCGACGAGTGCGGCACCGACCGGTCCGGCGGTGACGCTGGAACGCGTGACCGAGGGACTCGATGCCGGTCACGGCGCGCTGATGGCCTTCCGCCGTTCCCTCGCCGTCGAGCTCGGAGGATTCGATCCGGTTCTGGGCGCCGGGCGCCGCTTCGGCGGCGCCGAGGACATGGACATGCTGTGCCGGGTGCTGCGGGCAGGGTCGCGTGTGGTCCGCGTGCCGCAGGCCGTGGTCACCCACGTCTTCACCCGCGGGGATGACGACTACGTGCGGTTGAACGAGAACTACGGGCTGGGAATCGGCGCGATGTGCGCGAAGTGGCTGACGCTCGACCGATCGGCGGGCCGTGCGGTCACCGCCGTCGTCGTGCGCCGGGCCCTCACCCGGCTGGCCCGGCGCCTCCGGTCTGCGCGGGCTCGCACGGGCCAGGTCGCCTATCTGCGGGGACTGCGCCGCGGCTTCTCCGAGGGCCGACGGCTGGCCGTGGACGGCCAGGTCTTCACCGACACAAACCCGCCCGCCGAGGTTCCGCTGAGCACGGAAGGAGTGATCGGATGA
- a CDS encoding glycosyltransferase family 2 protein → MTLDDPEGARIRRTLAVVLPSYRRLERIPPLVREYLAQDADQVVMVLDGPHEGWQEILAAESADPRVIVAELPENRGLALARIAGLDLVTCDIVLAVDDDVEPKSDLVARHRAFHAALADRVLQGYMPVSLPTRRGRDHAPTFLYARDYEAQVRGWVTSGSSDILGSLWGGNVSLPTDLYRRGEAVKPSVRLEYNEDLDLGRRLGMLGAEATFDPAARALHHHRRGLDGFRRECLARGGAVRMLEARWGERPAQLTPMVEIPASYNRVLAELQRRISRRDRSVAERLVVGLYRFAGGARLWALQDGIARMLRRAYIMRGYRDSAPATARVTAGKTDGSGVGEDLAAPIR, encoded by the coding sequence GTGACGCTCGACGATCCGGAAGGCGCACGGATCCGGCGCACGCTGGCCGTGGTCCTCCCCTCGTACCGGCGCCTCGAGCGGATTCCCCCGCTCGTGCGCGAGTATCTCGCGCAGGACGCCGACCAGGTCGTCATGGTGCTCGACGGTCCGCACGAGGGGTGGCAGGAGATCCTCGCCGCGGAGTCGGCGGACCCCCGCGTCATCGTGGCGGAGCTGCCGGAGAACCGCGGTCTCGCGCTCGCCAGGATCGCCGGTCTCGACCTCGTCACCTGCGACATCGTGCTCGCCGTCGACGACGACGTGGAACCGAAATCCGACCTGGTCGCGCGTCATCGGGCCTTCCACGCCGCGCTGGCCGACCGCGTCCTGCAGGGCTACATGCCGGTGTCGCTGCCTACCCGGCGGGGACGCGATCACGCCCCGACGTTCCTGTATGCGCGCGACTACGAAGCGCAGGTGCGCGGGTGGGTGACCTCGGGGTCATCCGACATCCTCGGATCGCTCTGGGGCGGGAACGTCAGCCTGCCCACGGATCTGTACCGACGCGGCGAAGCGGTGAAGCCGTCGGTGCGGTTGGAGTACAACGAAGACCTCGATCTCGGCCGGCGGCTGGGGATGCTCGGTGCTGAGGCCACCTTCGATCCGGCGGCGCGCGCACTTCACCATCACCGTCGCGGGCTCGACGGCTTCCGCCGCGAGTGTCTCGCCCGTGGCGGCGCGGTGAGGATGCTCGAGGCGCGCTGGGGAGAACGACCCGCGCAGCTGACCCCGATGGTCGAGATTCCTGCGAGCTACAACCGGGTTCTCGCAGAGCTTCAACGTCGGATCTCGCGGCGCGACCGGAGCGTCGCAGAGCGGCTCGTCGTCGGCCTCTATCGCTTCGCGGGAGGCGCCCGACTCTGGGCGTTACAGGACGGAATCGCGCGCATGCTCCGCCGGGCATACATCATGCGCGGATACCGTGACAGCGCACCCGCGACCGCCCGTGTTACGGCTGGGAAAACAGATGGGTCCGGCGTTGGTGAAGATCTTGCCGCGCCAATACGCTGA
- a CDS encoding wax ester/triacylglycerol synthase domain-containing protein: MSTVTSAPVSTASSRVGRRPHAEFMQIWEEGYVSRQISFESMHTPGGFIVSGGTLRRADGSLDRARILAYVDAVVASDPVFRLRLQRSFLGLTPPAWVPDEDFDLSRHVVFVDEPADLAAADIRELAGAYDGTMPIDHPLWRIRVTPLTGGDVLVGTMLHHATLDGMSGMKVMSGITQKSADEELPDPVDPFADARAARRVEMPYLALREWWGRLASPKPRAAWRSYRAKPFLRRVRRVLARNILPLRYAADDAARARALPPRHSAWRRLDAAVAGRRAREHGGTLSDLLAAAIIGAWDGPQRVVRLRFPVSFHNPAEPHIRNHVRDMAVTGDADASLDATIASVHAQVAERDAAFDHDTVPGFPIGYSTLLPWVSRPRYFCGGEVRAIIPFPASLGHDQFAAAGIMYNGSLFIGANMPIDRDVDGTVARMADLLVGPGREEAS, from the coding sequence ATGTCGACCGTCACCTCCGCTCCCGTCTCGACCGCTTCGTCGCGGGTCGGGCGCCGACCCCACGCCGAGTTCATGCAGATCTGGGAGGAGGGGTACGTCTCGCGTCAGATCTCGTTCGAGAGCATGCACACGCCCGGCGGCTTCATCGTGTCGGGCGGCACGCTGCGTCGCGCCGACGGTTCGCTGGACCGCGCGCGGATCCTCGCCTATGTCGACGCCGTGGTCGCCAGCGACCCCGTGTTCCGGCTGCGGCTCCAGCGCTCCTTCCTCGGATTGACCCCGCCGGCCTGGGTTCCCGACGAGGACTTCGACCTCTCCCGGCACGTCGTGTTCGTCGATGAGCCCGCCGACCTCGCGGCCGCCGACATCCGCGAACTGGCCGGCGCCTATGACGGCACCATGCCGATCGACCACCCGCTGTGGCGCATCCGGGTCACGCCGCTCACGGGCGGCGACGTCCTCGTCGGGACGATGCTGCACCACGCCACCCTCGACGGCATGTCGGGCATGAAGGTCATGTCGGGCATCACCCAGAAGTCCGCCGACGAGGAGCTGCCCGACCCTGTCGACCCGTTCGCCGATGCCCGCGCCGCGCGGCGCGTCGAGATGCCGTACCTCGCCCTGCGTGAGTGGTGGGGACGGCTGGCGTCACCGAAGCCGCGTGCGGCATGGCGCTCGTATCGCGCCAAGCCCTTCCTGCGCCGCGTGCGCCGGGTTCTCGCGCGGAACATCCTGCCGCTGCGGTACGCCGCCGACGATGCGGCCCGCGCGCGGGCGCTTCCGCCCCGGCACTCCGCGTGGCGCCGGCTCGACGCCGCGGTCGCCGGGCGACGCGCGCGCGAGCACGGCGGAACACTCAGCGATCTGCTCGCCGCCGCCATCATCGGGGCGTGGGACGGTCCCCAGCGCGTCGTGCGCCTGCGCTTTCCCGTGTCGTTCCACAACCCCGCCGAGCCGCACATCCGTAACCATGTCCGCGACATGGCCGTGACCGGCGATGCGGACGCATCTCTGGACGCGACGATCGCGTCGGTGCACGCGCAGGTCGCCGAGCGCGATGCGGCGTTCGACCACGACACGGTGCCGGGATTCCCCATCGGCTACAGCACGCTGCTCCCGTGGGTCTCGCGGCCGCGGTATTTCTGCGGCGGCGAGGTGCGCGCGATCATCCCGTTCCCCGCGTCGCTCGGTCACGACCAGTTCGCCGCCGCCGGGATCATGTACAACGGGTCGCTCTTCATCGGCGCGAACATGCCGATCGATCGCGACGTCGACGGCACGGTCGCGCGGATGGCCGACCTTCTCGTGGGGCCCGGCCGCGAGGAGGCCTCGTGA
- a CDS encoding acyltransferase, whose translation MSGRLSPALRAFLNPKTYLQAVRLLYFASYSHVQQVAKLNRGENVSFAPNVSFRNAERITIGAGSHIGEHSVIWAGNSTGRIVFGEKCLLAPNVTLTASNYATVPGEFVMDQPKIEEDIIVGRDVWLGANTVVVAGVTIGDGAIIAAGAVVTKDVPAGAIAGGVPARVIGWRDPALAPQEVAA comes from the coding sequence ATGAGCGGTCGACTCAGCCCTGCGCTGCGCGCCTTCCTGAACCCCAAGACCTACCTCCAGGCCGTGCGGCTGCTCTACTTCGCGTCGTACTCGCACGTGCAGCAGGTGGCCAAGCTCAACCGTGGGGAGAACGTCAGCTTCGCCCCCAACGTGTCGTTCCGCAACGCCGAGCGCATCACGATCGGCGCCGGCTCCCACATCGGCGAGCACAGCGTGATCTGGGCCGGCAACAGCACCGGCCGCATCGTCTTCGGCGAGAAGTGCCTGCTGGCGCCGAACGTCACTCTGACCGCGTCGAACTACGCCACGGTGCCCGGCGAGTTCGTCATGGATCAGCCCAAGATCGAGGAAGACATCATCGTCGGCCGCGACGTGTGGCTCGGCGCCAACACCGTGGTGGTCGCCGGAGTGACGATCGGCGACGGGGCCATCATCGCCGCCGGCGCCGTGGTGACGAAGGATGTTCCCGCCGGGGCGATCGCCGGCGGGGTGCCGGCGCGGGTGATCGGCTGGCGCGACCCCGCGCTGGCTCCCCAGGAGGTCGCAGCGTGA
- a CDS encoding acyl carrier protein yields the protein MSTTDQANATTSASDLGAWLIDRVRFYDQVPAETVRLDAPLGELGLDSIYVMTLCGDVEDTYGYPLDPTFFADYATLGEVAEALSERIQAA from the coding sequence ATGAGCACCACCGACCAGGCCAACGCCACGACATCCGCCTCCGACCTCGGAGCGTGGCTGATCGATCGCGTCCGGTTCTACGACCAGGTCCCCGCCGAGACCGTCAGGCTCGACGCGCCGCTGGGCGAACTGGGGCTGGACTCCATCTACGTCATGACCCTCTGCGGAGACGTCGAGGACACCTACGGCTACCCGTTGGACCCGACGTTCTTCGCGGACTATGCCACGCTCGGTGAGGTCGCTGAGGCACTCAGCGAGCGTATCCAGGCGGCGTGA
- a CDS encoding glycosyltransferase family 2 protein encodes MNVPAVAVIIVNYNTRDETSTSIASLLETTTTPLEVIVVDNGSIDDSAAHLRATFPDITVIDAGGNIGFAAGVNLGVAHAHAAWVMLLNPDTVVLDGAVDNMLAFAETHPSHRLYGGRTLRPDGTTDPSSCWGAMTLWSLTCFATGLSTAFKRNRFFDPESLGKWERDTVREVPIITGCLLFIRRSDWELLAGMDETYFLYGEDADFSSRAIAAGMRPVIVPEATIIHAVGGSTASSGRKMSMVMAGKATVIRRRWSRRTIPIGLALLQAGAGLRALPHRLRGRRDTTWQIVWDQRALWRTGYPSAKAGLFGDTAHPAPVTVAEA; translated from the coding sequence GTGAACGTGCCCGCCGTCGCTGTGATCATCGTCAACTACAACACCCGCGACGAGACCAGCACCAGCATCGCGAGCCTGCTCGAAACGACGACGACTCCCCTCGAGGTGATCGTGGTCGACAACGGCTCGATCGACGACAGCGCCGCGCACCTGCGGGCGACCTTCCCCGACATCACGGTCATCGACGCGGGAGGGAACATCGGATTCGCCGCGGGGGTGAACCTGGGCGTCGCGCACGCGCACGCCGCGTGGGTGATGCTCCTGAACCCCGACACCGTCGTGCTGGACGGCGCCGTCGACAACATGCTCGCCTTCGCCGAAACGCACCCGAGCCACCGGCTCTACGGCGGACGCACGCTGCGCCCCGACGGGACGACCGATCCCAGCTCGTGCTGGGGGGCGATGACGCTCTGGTCTCTGACCTGCTTCGCGACGGGCCTGTCCACCGCCTTCAAGCGGAACCGCTTCTTCGACCCGGAGTCGCTCGGGAAGTGGGAGCGCGACACCGTCCGCGAGGTGCCCATCATCACCGGGTGCCTGCTGTTCATCCGCCGGTCGGACTGGGAACTCCTCGCCGGGATGGACGAGACCTACTTCCTCTACGGGGAGGACGCCGACTTCTCCTCGCGTGCCATTGCGGCCGGCATGCGCCCGGTCATCGTGCCCGAGGCCACCATCATCCACGCGGTCGGCGGATCGACCGCGAGCAGCGGGCGGAAGATGAGCATGGTCATGGCCGGCAAGGCCACCGTGATCCGACGGCGCTGGAGCCGCCGGACGATTCCGATCGGGCTGGCCCTGCTCCAGGCGGGTGCAGGTCTTCGCGCGCTCCCGCACCGACTTCGCGGGCGCCGCGACACGACCTGGCAGATCGTGTGGGACCAGCGTGCGCTCTGGCGCACCGGGTATCCGTCCGCCAAGGCCGGACTCTTCGGCGACACCGCTCATCCGGCGCCCGTCACCGTCGCAGAGGCCTAG
- a CDS encoding 4'-phosphopantetheinyl transferase family protein, whose protein sequence is MISHSAPASSATAIVVAEDRWIVGGAPVWWRLGRAADARGAAHAWVEDIVRRETPWPWRGIARTNPRAKPRLAGDTDLDFSLSHSGEFVLVAVAQGVAIGADIETAPFRAFGSAALRRRMLAPAEEHLGDAPDDPSARAALARVWTAKEAFVKATGEGLSRDFRTFRAPHGSSVRTTPDAAAIACLCALAEAQHPVFLPLDSAA, encoded by the coding sequence GTGATCTCCCACAGCGCGCCGGCATCCTCGGCCACGGCGATCGTCGTGGCCGAGGATCGCTGGATCGTCGGCGGCGCTCCCGTCTGGTGGCGGCTCGGCCGAGCCGCCGACGCGCGCGGCGCCGCTCACGCCTGGGTGGAAGACATCGTGCGCCGGGAGACACCCTGGCCCTGGCGCGGGATCGCCCGGACTAACCCACGAGCCAAACCCCGCCTCGCGGGCGACACCGACCTCGACTTCTCGCTCTCGCACAGCGGTGAGTTCGTCCTCGTCGCCGTCGCCCAGGGCGTGGCGATCGGGGCAGACATCGAGACCGCGCCCTTCCGCGCCTTCGGCTCCGCGGCGCTTCGCCGTCGGATGCTCGCGCCTGCCGAAGAGCATCTCGGCGACGCACCGGACGACCCTTCTGCACGGGCGGCTCTCGCGCGCGTGTGGACGGCCAAGGAGGCGTTCGTCAAAGCAACCGGGGAGGGCCTGTCACGGGACTTCCGCACGTTCCGCGCTCCCCACGGGTCATCCGTCCGAACCACCCCGGATGCCGCCGCGATCGCCTGCCTCTGCGCGCTGGCCGAGGCGCAGCATCCCGTCTTTCTTCCCCTCGATTCTGCGGCGTGA
- a CDS encoding fatty acyl-AMP ligase translates to MTLTASNLVTALRDTAARIGDDHGLLFYDTPDESTYRGYAELDERARRIAQALQAAGHQPGETAVVALEPGLHWADAAYGILYAGMALVPAPVAGYGTTGTMGERIAGIARSAEASVVITEPSVQAAIGGPLPGVEVSSHLFDELLASGKADEWVEPALTDDSIAFLLYTSGSTGDPKGVIGTHGTLIATISACGEIFGMNETSVLVGWSPLHHVMGLMLQVLNPASLGAQAVITATAQFQRRPIFWLQLISKHRGTVSVAGNFAFALCTQLATDEQIAELDLSSVKVLFSGSEPVRPQTVNGFLERFASTGLPAESIAPVMGMTEAMLISGKFPGDGLVLRTFDKTRFEEGELVPATGPDAVEMVSCGRPSSETSVVIVDPDTFRPVPEGTVGEIWVASPMVSPGYFRRPDANAETFGHTLPGDDRSYMRTGDLAAVLDGELYITGRLKEMIIIRGRNIYPQDLEARAAKVSPALGMGSSFELEGHPSVVGIVLELDPETAPTGTGLDDLAEAVRAELMKAYSLPSVAVAFVAAGQLPRTATGKVRRRPTRAQIESGTLPVIHTTGFRPALTATA, encoded by the coding sequence ATGACACTCACCGCATCGAACCTCGTCACCGCGCTGCGCGACACCGCCGCGCGCATCGGCGACGATCACGGGCTGCTGTTCTACGACACGCCCGACGAATCGACCTACCGCGGCTACGCCGAGCTCGACGAACGAGCCCGCCGTATCGCACAGGCGCTGCAGGCCGCCGGCCACCAGCCCGGCGAGACCGCGGTCGTCGCGCTCGAGCCGGGTCTGCACTGGGCGGATGCCGCCTACGGCATCCTCTACGCGGGAATGGCCCTCGTGCCCGCGCCCGTCGCCGGGTACGGCACGACCGGCACCATGGGCGAGCGCATCGCCGGGATCGCCCGTTCGGCCGAGGCCAGCGTCGTGATCACCGAGCCCTCGGTGCAGGCCGCGATCGGCGGCCCCCTCCCGGGCGTCGAGGTGTCGTCGCACCTGTTCGACGAGCTTCTCGCCTCGGGCAAGGCCGACGAGTGGGTCGAGCCTGCGCTGACCGACGACTCCATCGCATTCCTGCTCTACACGTCGGGCTCCACCGGCGACCCCAAGGGTGTGATCGGCACCCACGGGACGCTCATCGCCACGATCAGCGCGTGCGGCGAGATCTTCGGGATGAACGAGACCTCGGTGCTGGTCGGCTGGTCGCCGCTGCACCACGTCATGGGACTCATGCTGCAGGTGCTCAACCCCGCCAGCCTCGGTGCGCAGGCGGTCATCACCGCCACCGCGCAGTTCCAGCGGCGCCCGATCTTCTGGCTGCAGCTGATCAGCAAGCACCGCGGCACCGTCAGCGTCGCCGGGAACTTCGCCTTCGCCCTGTGCACCCAGCTCGCCACCGACGAGCAGATCGCCGAGCTCGACCTCTCCAGCGTGAAGGTCCTGTTCTCGGGAAGCGAGCCGGTGCGACCCCAGACCGTCAACGGGTTCCTCGAGCGCTTCGCGTCGACCGGGCTTCCGGCCGAGTCCATCGCCCCGGTGATGGGGATGACGGAGGCCATGCTGATCTCCGGGAAGTTCCCGGGCGACGGGCTGGTGCTCCGCACGTTCGACAAGACGCGGTTCGAAGAGGGCGAGCTCGTCCCCGCGACGGGGCCCGACGCGGTCGAGATGGTCTCGTGCGGTCGGCCGAGCAGCGAGACCAGCGTCGTCATCGTCGACCCCGACACCTTCCGCCCCGTGCCCGAGGGCACCGTCGGCGAGATCTGGGTCGCATCGCCGATGGTGTCGCCCGGTTACTTCCGTCGTCCCGACGCGAACGCCGAGACCTTCGGGCACACCCTGCCCGGAGACGACCGGAGCTACATGCGCACCGGCGACCTGGCCGCGGTGCTCGACGGTGAGCTGTACATCACCGGACGGCTCAAGGAGATGATCATCATCCGCGGCCGCAACATCTACCCGCAGGACCTCGAAGCGCGGGCGGCGAAGGTCAGTCCCGCCCTCGGCATGGGATCGTCCTTCGAGCTCGAGGGTCACCCGTCGGTCGTCGGCATCGTGCTCGAACTCGACCCGGAGACCGCGCCGACCGGCACGGGGCTGGACGACCTCGCGGAGGCCGTACGCGCCGAGCTGATGAAGGCGTACTCGCTGCCGTCGGTCGCCGTGGCCTTCGTCGCCGCGGGGCAGCTTCCCCGGACGGCGACCGGCAAGGTGCGCCGCCGCCCGACGCGCGCTCAGATCGAGTCGGGCACGCTGCCGGTCATCCACACGACGGGCTTCCGCCCGGCCCTCACCGCCACCGCCTGA
- a CDS encoding UDP-glucose dehydrogenase family protein: protein MRLSVIGCGYLGAVHAAAMASIGHEVVGIDVDERKIASLSKGEAPFFEPGLQEILTEGIASGKLRFTTDMSEAAGAKVHFIGVGTPQVKDGYAADLTYVNAAVDGLLPYLSEGDIVAGKSTVPVGTAAGLAPRVTETGATLVWNPEFLREGWAVQDTVDPDRLVAGVPAGEEGETAASVLREVYHPSVAKGTPFIVTDYATAELVKVSANAFLATKISFINAMAEIAEVTGADVTQLADAIGHDARIGRRFLGAGIGFGGGCLPKDIRAFSARAEELGRGESVAFLRQVDEINLRRRDRAAQLVVEALGGSVFKKNVTVLGAAFKPHSDDIRDSPALDVAVKLHGLGAWVTITDPAAIENAQRIHPQLNYVEDRDEALREADAVIVVTEWDEYRRELDPAHAATLVRGQVVIDGRNCLDASAWRAAGWDYFGMGRP, encoded by the coding sequence ATGCGTCTGTCTGTGATCGGTTGTGGGTATCTGGGTGCGGTGCATGCGGCGGCGATGGCGTCGATCGGTCACGAGGTGGTCGGGATCGATGTGGATGAGCGGAAGATCGCGTCGCTGTCGAAGGGTGAGGCGCCCTTCTTCGAGCCCGGGCTGCAGGAGATCCTGACCGAGGGCATCGCGTCGGGGAAGCTGCGGTTCACCACCGACATGTCGGAGGCTGCGGGCGCGAAGGTGCACTTCATCGGTGTGGGGACCCCGCAGGTGAAGGACGGGTACGCCGCTGACCTGACCTACGTCAACGCCGCGGTCGACGGACTGCTGCCCTACCTGTCAGAGGGCGACATCGTCGCGGGGAAGTCGACCGTGCCGGTCGGGACGGCGGCGGGACTGGCGCCGCGGGTGACCGAGACGGGCGCGACGCTGGTGTGGAACCCGGAGTTCCTCCGCGAAGGGTGGGCGGTGCAGGACACCGTGGATCCCGATCGACTGGTCGCGGGGGTTCCCGCGGGCGAAGAGGGCGAGACTGCGGCATCCGTTCTTCGCGAGGTCTACCACCCGTCGGTGGCGAAGGGGACCCCTTTCATCGTGACCGACTACGCCACCGCCGAGCTGGTGAAGGTGTCGGCCAACGCGTTCCTGGCGACGAAGATCTCGTTCATCAACGCCATGGCCGAGATCGCCGAAGTCACCGGCGCCGACGTCACCCAGCTCGCCGACGCGATCGGGCACGACGCCCGCATCGGGCGCCGCTTCCTCGGCGCCGGCATCGGGTTCGGCGGCGGCTGCCTGCCCAAGGACATCCGGGCGTTCTCCGCTCGCGCCGAGGAACTCGGGCGCGGGGAGTCGGTGGCGTTCCTGCGCCAGGTCGACGAGATCAACCTCCGCCGCCGCGACCGCGCCGCCCAGCTCGTCGTCGAAGCGCTCGGCGGGTCGGTGTTCAAGAAGAACGTCACCGTGCTGGGAGCGGCGTTCAAGCCGCACAGCGACGACATCCGCGACTCCCCCGCCCTCGACGTCGCCGTCAAGCTCCACGGGCTCGGCGCGTGGGTCACCATCACCGACCCCGCCGCGATCGAGAACGCCCAACGCATCCACCCCCAGCTGAACTACGTTGAAGACCGCGACGAAGCCCTCCGCGAAGCCGACGCCGTCATCGTCGTCACCGAATGGGACGAGTACCGGCGCGAACTCGACCCCGCACACGCCGCCACCCTCGTACGCGGACAAGTCGTCATCGACGGACGAAACTGCCTCGACGCCAGCGCCTGGCGCGCCGCCGGATGGGACTACTTCGGCATGGGACGACCCTGA
- a CDS encoding fatty acyl-AMP ligase yields MTITAPNLVAALRETAARFGDERGLLFYDSPDHSTYRGYADLDERARRIAQSLQAAGHRPGETAVVALEPGLPWADAAYGVLYAGMALVPAPVAGYGTSGALGERIAGIARSAEATVIITEPSVQSAIAGTSPDPDVTSHLLDDLLDQGASDQWTSPPLTAESVAFLLFTSGSTGDPKGVIGAHGSLMSTVATGGEIFELDDTSVMVGWSPLHHAMGLLLQVLIPASLGSHVVLTSTAQFQRRPVFWLQLISRHRGTASVAGNFAFGLCTQFATDEQIAELDLSSLRVLASGSEPVRSQTVHAFLERFAPTGVPAASIAPILATTESMFITSTSPGGELVARGFDRLRLDDGALVAADGDDAVEMVSCGRPTRDTSVVIVDPETLTPAPDGAIGEIWVSSPMLSPGYFRRPDATAETFGHALAGDDRPYMRTGDLGAFVDGELFVTGRLKEMIIIRGRNIYPQDLEARATEMHPALTMGSAFELQGHPSAVGIVLELDTDASPSDDELDRLSDAVRSELMTSYSLPSIAIAFVAAGHLPRTATGKVRRRPTPSLIESGALPVIRSSGFRSPVSVSA; encoded by the coding sequence TTGACCATCACCGCACCGAACCTCGTCGCCGCTCTCCGCGAGACGGCGGCACGCTTCGGCGACGAGCGCGGGCTGCTGTTCTACGACTCTCCCGATCACTCGACCTACCGGGGATACGCCGACCTGGACGAGCGCGCCCGCCGTATCGCGCAGTCCCTGCAGGCCGCCGGACACCGGCCGGGCGAGACCGCCGTCGTCGCCCTCGAGCCCGGACTTCCGTGGGCGGATGCCGCCTACGGCGTGCTCTACGCGGGGATGGCGCTGGTCCCCGCTCCGGTCGCGGGCTACGGCACGAGCGGCGCCCTGGGCGAGCGCATCGCGGGCATCGCGCGTTCGGCAGAGGCGACGGTCATCATCACCGAACCTTCGGTGCAGTCCGCGATCGCCGGAACATCCCCCGACCCCGATGTGACATCCCACCTCCTCGACGACCTGCTGGACCAGGGTGCGTCCGACCAGTGGACCTCACCTCCGCTCACGGCCGAATCGGTCGCCTTCCTGCTCTTCACCTCGGGGTCCACCGGCGACCCCAAGGGCGTCATCGGCGCACACGGCTCGCTGATGTCGACGGTGGCGACGGGCGGAGAGATCTTCGAGCTCGACGACACCTCCGTCATGGTCGGCTGGTCGCCGCTCCATCACGCCATGGGCCTGCTGCTGCAGGTGCTGATCCCGGCGTCGCTCGGCTCCCACGTCGTCCTCACCTCGACCGCGCAGTTCCAGCGCCGCCCGGTCTTCTGGCTGCAGCTGATCAGCCGGCACCGGGGCACGGCGAGTGTCGCGGGCAACTTCGCCTTCGGCCTGTGCACCCAGTTCGCCACCGACGAGCAGATCGCCGAGCTCGACCTGTCGAGCCTCCGGGTGCTCGCCTCCGGCAGCGAGCCGGTGCGCTCCCAGACCGTCCACGCCTTCCTCGAGCGCTTCGCGCCCACCGGCGTTCCCGCCGCATCGATCGCACCGATCCTCGCCACGACGGAATCGATGTTCATCACGAGCACCTCCCCCGGCGGCGAGCTCGTCGCCCGCGGCTTCGACAGGCTCAGGCTCGATGACGGCGCCCTGGTCGCCGCCGACGGCGACGACGCGGTCGAGATGGTGTCATGCGGCCGCCCGACCCGCGACACCAGCGTCGTCATCGTCGACCCCGAGACCCTCACCCCGGCACCCGATGGGGCCATCGGAGAGATCTGGGTGTCGTCGCCGATGCTCTCGCCGGGCTACTTCCGGCGCCCCGATGCCACGGCGGAGACCTTCGGGCACGCGCTGGCGGGCGACGACCGCCCCTACATGCGCACGGGCGACCTCGGCGCGTTCGTCGACGGCGAGCTGTTCGTCACCGGGCGCCTGAAGGAGATGATCATCATCCGGGGCCGCAACATCTACCCGCAGGATCTCGAGGCGCGCGCAACCGAGATGCACCCGGCGCTCACCATGGGCTCGGCGTTCGAGCTGCAGGGCCACCCGTCGGCGGTCGGCATCGTGCTCGAACTCGACACCGACGCGTCACCCAGCGACGACGAACTGGATCGACTCTCCGACGCGGTCCGCTCCGAGCTGATGACGTCGTACTCACTCCCCTCGATCGCGATCGCCTTCGTCGCCGCCGGTCACCTCCCGCGGACGGCGACGGGCAAGGTGCGGCGGCGCCCGACCCCGTCGCTCATCGAGTCGGGCGCTCTTCCCGTCATCCGCAGCAGCGGTTTCCGATCCCCGGTCTCGGTGTCCGCATGA